One part of the Corynebacterium sp. CNCTC7651 genome encodes these proteins:
- the gcvT gene encoding glycine cleavage system aminomethyltransferase GcvT — MPQTPLHTTHEALGASFTDFGGWTMPLKYGSELEEHRAVRTGVGIFDLSHMGEIDVKGPDAGAFLDYALISSMSNLKVGKAKYSMIVAEDGGILDDLITYKFAEDHFMVVPNAANTDVVWEAFQARKGDFDVELRNDSQAVALVAVQGPGSLEVLTPLLADDPSPLAYYSGAWTTLKANGRDVEVFVARTGYTGEDGFELFCMFEDAQAVWDAVIDHGTPCGLAARDSLRLEASMPLYGHELTTEITPVEAGMGRAFAKKEADFVGKDALIGREPSVVIAGLTSTERRAAREGAEVFLAGSEDRIGVVTSGQPSPTLGHPVALAHLDPAHAEIGTEVEIDIRGRRYPFTISATPFYSRKEA, encoded by the coding sequence ATGCCACAGACCCCGCTGCACACCACCCACGAAGCCCTGGGTGCCAGCTTCACCGATTTCGGCGGCTGGACCATGCCGCTGAAGTACGGCTCCGAGCTCGAAGAGCACCGCGCCGTGCGCACTGGCGTCGGCATCTTCGACCTCTCCCACATGGGCGAGATTGATGTCAAGGGCCCGGATGCCGGCGCCTTCCTGGATTACGCCCTCATCTCCTCCATGTCCAACCTCAAGGTGGGCAAGGCGAAGTACTCCATGATCGTGGCCGAGGACGGCGGCATCTTGGATGACCTGATCACCTACAAGTTCGCCGAGGACCACTTCATGGTGGTGCCCAACGCCGCGAACACCGACGTGGTGTGGGAGGCCTTCCAGGCCCGCAAGGGTGATTTCGACGTGGAGCTGCGCAACGACTCCCAGGCCGTCGCGCTGGTTGCGGTCCAGGGACCGGGTTCGCTCGAGGTGCTCACTCCCCTGCTTGCCGACGATCCCTCGCCCCTCGCCTACTACTCCGGCGCGTGGACCACGCTGAAGGCGAACGGCCGCGATGTCGAGGTCTTTGTGGCCCGCACCGGCTACACCGGTGAGGACGGCTTCGAGCTGTTCTGCATGTTCGAGGACGCGCAGGCTGTGTGGGACGCGGTCATCGACCACGGCACGCCGTGCGGCCTGGCAGCGCGCGACTCGCTGCGCCTCGAGGCATCGATGCCGCTCTACGGCCATGAGCTGACCACCGAGATCACCCCGGTGGAGGCAGGCATGGGCCGCGCATTTGCCAAGAAGGAAGCGGACTTCGTGGGCAAGGACGCGCTCATCGGCCGCGAGCCGAGCGTGGTCATCGCGGGCCTCACCTCCACGGAGCGCCGCGCGGCCCGCGAGGGCGCGGAGGTGTTCCTCGCAGGCTCGGAGGACCGCATCGGCGTGGTCACCTCCGGCCAGCCGTCGCCCACCCTGGGCCACCCGGTGGCGCTTGCCCACCTGGACCCGGCGCACGCGGAAATTGGCACCGAAGTGGAGATTGACATTCGCGGACGCCGCTATCCGTTTACTATCAGTGCAACACCGTTCTACTCTCGAAAGGAAGCGTAA
- the gcvH gene encoding glycine cleavage system protein GcvH, translated as MALQPDFYYSEDHEWINATPETAVGATVRVGITNVAADRLGEVVFAELPAVGDTVTAGETCGEIESTKSVSDLYSPVTGTVTAVNEDIDGAYEAINNDPFGAGWLFEVEVEEVGPLMTADDYAAANGV; from the coding sequence ATGGCTCTGCAGCCCGATTTCTACTACTCCGAGGACCACGAGTGGATCAACGCCACCCCGGAGACTGCGGTGGGCGCCACCGTGCGCGTGGGCATCACCAACGTTGCCGCTGACCGCCTGGGCGAGGTTGTCTTCGCCGAGCTGCCGGCAGTGGGCGACACCGTCACCGCTGGCGAGACCTGCGGCGAGATCGAGTCCACCAAGAGTGTGTCCGACCTCTACTCCCCCGTCACCGGCACCGTCACCGCGGTGAACGAGGACATTGACGGCGCGTACGAGGCCATCAACAACGACCCGTTCGGCGCCGGTTGGCTCTTCGAGGTTGAGGTTGAGGAGGTCGGCCCGCTGATGACGGCGGACGACTACGCGGCCGCCAACGGCGTCTAA
- the lipB gene encoding lipoyl(octanoyl) transferase LipB — protein MTAPRDPFFPADKSIRASSAPIDVRSMGLIDYQEAWDIQAEIAAKRAKDEVGDTILVLEHPSTFTAGKRTQPVDMPDPSYPVPVVGVDRGGRITWHGEGQLVVYPIIKLAEPVDVVDYVRRLEEALIEAVRRAGVGTAGRIDGRSGVWVPGTTRAADPAASTRDRKVAALGIRITRGVTMHGLSLNCNNTLDHYNHIVACGIDDADVTTMSLELGRDVTPAEMTPPVIDALERALAGELVVADHSFGSAPDPSKGLRKRPKQG, from the coding sequence ATGACTGCACCGCGCGACCCGTTCTTCCCCGCAGACAAATCCATCCGGGCTTCCTCCGCGCCTATCGACGTCCGCTCGATGGGTCTCATCGATTACCAGGAGGCGTGGGACATCCAGGCGGAGATCGCGGCAAAGCGCGCGAAAGACGAGGTGGGCGACACAATCCTGGTGCTGGAGCACCCCTCTACGTTCACCGCGGGCAAGCGCACGCAGCCGGTGGATATGCCGGATCCGTCCTACCCCGTGCCGGTGGTGGGCGTGGACCGCGGCGGGCGCATCACGTGGCACGGCGAGGGCCAGCTGGTGGTCTACCCCATCATCAAACTCGCCGAGCCGGTGGACGTGGTGGATTACGTGCGCCGCTTGGAGGAAGCGCTGATCGAGGCCGTGCGCCGGGCCGGGGTGGGCACTGCCGGGCGTATCGACGGCCGCTCCGGAGTCTGGGTGCCCGGCACCACGCGTGCGGCGGATCCGGCGGCGTCCACGCGGGACCGGAAGGTGGCGGCGCTTGGCATCCGCATCACCCGCGGGGTGACCATGCACGGGCTGAGCCTGAACTGCAACAACACGCTCGACCACTACAACCACATCGTGGCCTGCGGCATCGATGATGCGGACGTGACCACCATGAGCCTGGAGCTGGGCCGCGATGTCACGCCGGCGGAGATGACGCCGCCGGTGATCGACGCGCTGGAGCGGGCACTGGCGGGCGAGCTTGTGGTTGCAGACCACTCCTTCGGGTCTGCCCCGGATCCGTCGAAAGGCCTGCGTAAGCGCCCGAAGCAAGGCTAG
- a CDS encoding ornithine cyclodeaminase family protein, producing MGAPEFISQDELFRRVSPAQAVDALIDALRAGFDPALDLPRTRYDVSGGTMMLMPASVADFFGVKVLSLASDAASRAIPLIQGSYLLFDAHSMAPVATIDGAALTALRTPAVSLAGVRDFLVQSGEPLKAVIMGTGLQARAHEDALRDVLDGVRDVEVTYIGRSKPEDLEAWCESGSAEADAALGAAGLVITATSATQPIVTAAQLREDAIVVAMGAHTADTRELAGDVFAGATVIVEDVEVALREAGDVVLAIKEGHIQASDLIAWKDAVDGTAADGVAAASPATKRTGRVVFKTTGMPWEDVVVAAMAYQATAATT from the coding sequence ATGGGAGCCCCCGAATTCATCAGCCAGGACGAGCTTTTCCGCCGCGTCAGCCCAGCTCAGGCCGTTGACGCGCTCATCGATGCGCTGCGCGCCGGTTTCGACCCCGCTTTAGACCTCCCGCGCACGCGCTACGACGTCTCCGGCGGCACCATGATGCTCATGCCCGCCAGCGTCGCGGACTTCTTTGGCGTCAAGGTGCTCTCGCTCGCTAGCGATGCCGCCTCCCGCGCCATCCCACTCATCCAGGGCTCCTACTTGCTTTTCGACGCTCACTCGATGGCCCCCGTCGCCACCATCGACGGGGCCGCGTTGACAGCGCTTAGGACACCGGCAGTGTCGCTCGCGGGGGTGCGGGATTTCCTGGTGCAGTCTGGCGAGCCGCTCAAGGCCGTGATCATGGGCACCGGCCTGCAGGCGCGGGCGCACGAGGATGCGCTGCGCGACGTGCTGGACGGCGTGCGCGACGTGGAGGTTACCTACATCGGCAGGTCGAAGCCGGAGGACCTCGAGGCGTGGTGCGAGTCCGGTAGTGCGGAGGCGGACGCCGCGCTGGGCGCCGCCGGGTTGGTGATCACGGCGACCTCGGCCACCCAGCCGATTGTGACGGCGGCGCAACTGCGCGAGGACGCGATCGTGGTGGCGATGGGCGCGCACACGGCGGACACGCGCGAACTGGCGGGCGACGTGTTCGCGGGGGCCACCGTGATTGTGGAAGACGTGGAGGTGGCGCTGCGCGAAGCCGGCGACGTGGTCCTGGCAATCAAGGAGGGCCACATCCAGGCATCCGACCTCATCGCGTGGAAGGACGCTGTGGATGGCACAGCTGCGGATGGCGTAGCTGCGGCATCTCCAGCCACGAAGCGGACCGGCCGCGTGGTGTTCAAGACCACCGGCATGCCCTGGGAAGACGTAGTGGTGGCGGCCATGGCATATCAAGCCACAGCCGCCACCACGTAA